A single Triticum dicoccoides isolate Atlit2015 ecotype Zavitan chromosome 2A, WEW_v2.0, whole genome shotgun sequence DNA region contains:
- the LOC119355840 gene encoding pentatricopeptide repeat-containing protein At1g77360, mitochondrial-like has translation MSATEKSTEGEGEGEGEGEEGSQRVEAFLDILGRVPMGEVEGALTSCGVGPTAEAAEQVLKSTTCYERPKSAVRFFRWAKASVQLTPLAWNLLVDILGKAAMFDPMWDAVLSMSQEGGLLSVATFASMFASYCARGNFKEAAMAFDVMERHGVTPDAVALNSLLAAMCRRDGGGQAAWELFERYKTTVAPDADTFAILLEEWEKEGNVQRAKSTFGEMVVRVGWDASNMPAYDAFLSTLVRGDQFNEALKFLQVMRTKGCLPGLKFFANAIALVVRKGDHANAIAIWQIMVSDAGLVPNLPMYNAVIGLCSSVGNTDYAFQMLDEMPLNGVFADSDTYNSILEGLIKQRKARETEGFLAEMSKNEQLPSASNCAAAISLFSQEFNPSAAVDVWHCIVEHQITPAEESAKELIAGLLDFSRFAEVKKYTDQMLDMGIELPQPTIEKMKRAFYKAERHHTYDQIARRLKRR, from the coding sequence ATGAGCGCGACGGAGAAGAGcacggagggggagggggagggggagggggagggggaggaggggtcCCAGCGCGTGGAGGCGTTCCTCGACATCCTCGGCCGCGTCCCGATGGGGGAGGTGGAGGGGGCGCTGACCTCCTGCGGCGTCGGCCCGACGGCGGAGGCCGCGGAGCAGGTGCTCAAGTCCACCACCTGCTACGAGCGCCCCAAATCGGCCGTCCGCTTCTTCCGCTGGGCGAAGGCGTCCGTGCAGCTCACCCCCTTGGCCTGGAACCTCCTCGTCGACATCCTCGGTAAGGCCGCCATGTTCGATCCCATGTGGGACGCCGTCCTCTCCATGAgccaggagggcggcctcctctccgtcgCCACATTCGCCTCCATGTTCGCCTCCTACTGCGCGCGCGGCAACTTCAAGGAAGCCGCCATGGCCTTCGACGTCATGGAGCGCCACGGCGTGACGCCGGACGCCGTTGCCCTCAACTCCCTCCTCGCCGCCATGTGCCGCCGGGATGGCGGCGGGCAGGCCGCGTGGGAGCTTTTCGAACGCTACAAGACCACGGTCGCGCCCGACGCGGACACCTTCGCGATACTGCTCGAGGAGTGGGAGAAGGAGGGGAACGTCCAGCGCGCCAAGAGCACCTTCGGCGAGATGGTCGTTCGCGTCGGGTGGGACGCCAGCAACATGCCTGCCTACGATGCTTTCCTCTCCACGCTTGTGCGAGGGGACCAGTTCAACGAGGCATTGAAGTTCCTCCAGGTGATGCGGACCAAGGGCTGCCTCCCGGGGCTCAAGTTCTTTGCCAACGCGATCGCCCTTGTCGTCCGCAAGGGAGACCATGCCAATGCTATTGCTATCTGGCAAATTATGGTCTCGGATGCCGGACTGGTTCCCAATCTCCCAATGTACAACGCCGTAATTGGCCTCTGCTCTAGTGTCGGTAACACCGACTACGCCTTCCAGATGCTCGATGAAATGCCCTTAAATGGGGTCTTTGCAGATTCTGATACATATAATTCCATacttgaggggctcatcaagcagCGCAAGGCTCGTGAGACTGAAGGTTTCCTCGCAGAGATGAGCAAGAACGAGCAGCTGCCCTCGGCCTCCAACTGTGCTGCTGCTATCAGCTTATTTTCTCAGGAGTTTAACCCATCTGCCGCAGTTGACGTGTGGCACTGCATCGTGGAGCACCAAATTACTCCggctgaggaatcagccaaagagCTAATAGCTGGGCTTCTCGACTTTAGCAGGTTCGCCGAGGTGAAGAAATATACCGATCAGATGCTTGACATGGGAATTGAGTTGCCCCAGCCCACCATTGAAAAAATGAAGCGAGCATTTTACAAGGCTGAGAGGCATCACACATATGACCAAATTGCACGAAGGTTGAAGCGGCGGTAA